AATGGCCGATGCCACCTTCTACCGGAAGTCACCATAGTGACACAGGATGACCAACATTAAGATTGATTTCTGTggtgaaatttttctttaggCCTGATCTACAATGTACTTCTTGCGTATTATTTCTTGCTCTTTGTCTTTCGTTTTGCTTTTTATGTGCTTGTCGCATGGAGTCAAGAAATACGATGATTTACAATTTCTCTTTTCTGaatttctaaagaaaaatatatctttacataaaagcaaaaagacagaaaacaaaaattaaaagcacaTTGTAAATTGGGCTTTAAAATCCCTaaaatcacacacacacacatatgttatattaaaatatatttttatatatatacatacttattacttatatgtaagtatataagtatgatcaatataaattttattcagaaaataaataatattctttgattaatattaaaccaaATATTATACACTGAATATTGAAATGCTatcaatatatacaaaaatcacacaatatatatttatttttataaatttatattaaataatattaaattttatatcttcatacttgatctaaaattttattatcttttataaaaaacaaaacaacaaTCAGTTTTCAATGGTTGAGTTCTTGTTGGGaagaaatagaataaataaatatgcacaATATGGTGTATaaacatttcatttatttaacaagAAAACTGGAATTACAAAAGttgtttttattctataaatgtatAGGAGATCGAATGCTTATATTAACTTTGacagaaattttattccgaATTAATCTAAATGATGTAATTTTGATGCCCCTGCAACCTTATCCAgcttaatttgttaattttacaatGACTCATCCTTGTTGTtacaaaatgcattaaaaaattaaatttggcaTTCGAGTAGTATTGTAGAGgtagtattacaaaaaatatataagtcgAATATCacatgaaaattaaattaattgttttatcaaGTTGTTTATACaatcgaaaaatattgcaaactatataagtaatatatatataatatatatgtattacttaatatatcatattgaCCTTGCAATAGATGTTAATTTATTCGTGTGAACTGGATGTTAAAGTAATTATtagtatacaataatttaattgttatacaCTGCAGGCACAGCCATGTGTTTTTCATGTATGATCTCTAAGAATACCACTATTATACAATgccatacatattttttttttaaggaaaaaaaagactaGTCAGTAAAAGATAAGACTAGTAAAAGAATGAGGATAGAATATAGCAATCTCCTtttggtaaataaaaaaaaagtatcaagCTTGAGTGTTTCTTCTGAAAAGGATTACGAAAATTAGTATGTTAATGggaaattgtttttctatGATTAAATATGCTACTTGTTTTTCGACATGATTGCAGGAAGTAACTTTATTCTCAGacaatttttgtatgaatGTCCTtcaataaagttaattttactaattcactgatatgaaaattatatgacaACCAATATtagaaagtaataataatatttcgttGTACAATAATCGtaaactaattattaatagtttgactaaattatttgagaaaaaaacgAAAGATTTGTCGAAGAATGAAAAGGCACTTCCCTGAAAAGTAAAGATGTACCTGAGATCGAAAAATTTGCTTGTCGTTTTTCGAACAAAATATTAGACATCTTTACTTTagtttgtatgtatatattttttgctgaTTTTTTTGGTCCcgttttgaattattatataaattatttcactgatacaaaaacataattatcaattttagaGGATGGTTAGTAGAATTTCGAAAATCCTTTTAAAAGAAACACAGTCTTGCTAACTTTATTATCAAtcgttcattaattatatatctgaacaaaatactataaacgtaaataattaattagttcaaatttgtaacttttttttttaattttaggtattttccatctttttttgtttttaatattttgcaaaagataatattaagtttatatattctttataagtttaaattcatgtggaatatatttttgggggaatagcaattatataaaaaataagtactgcttccttcttttaatatataatgttatagaATGTTATTTTGATATCAAGCACATGTTTTTTTATGGTTTTAGCAGACTATGGAttgaagtatttttaaatgaaaatatgttGCTAATTATGTATGTGTGCAGCGTGTAACAACCATTTTTGAAACatgatgttattttttattaagcaattatttgcaatatcatgcggcatataattatgttaacaATAATCAATAGCTGCAAGGCACcgtgtattttatattcattgatattatatgAAAGACTTGTGCATGGGGTAAtgagtaattattatatcggaAAAATTACGTTAAATAATGTTGGCACAATAATCATTGTAACAATAATGAAgttgttacataaatattgaataatctgCAAAAGGAATTTatttagacatttttaatCGTTCGTGAATATCTTAAAGTTTTAAGATTTAGAGATATTCAAGCAAGCCTAGATGGTTGTAGCTTTAATATActcaaattttattgcacaataGCAATTTTAGCATTTATATAGGAACGATACCCGTGCATTTAATACTTTGTGCTTTATACCAGAATGAAAGATGTTTTTGCACGTTAGTAAACACAAACAGTGTGATACTATCTCATTTCAAGATGTTGCACagttaataatgattttaatattttcaaaaaaaaaaaaaaaaaaatgagaaaataaaatgcaggACAAGTTATCATATTCTGCTTTGTACCTTGCAAACATAAATTGTTCGAAAATAAGACTTAACATGACAAGGTACTAAGCATATCGTAGAAGACGATCTTGGCAGTCTTATTTCGCTTTGTCCTATTCTTCCATATCGTTTCAGATCACTAAACTATTAAGCTGCCAGCATTTAACAAAATGCTTTTAATTCATTTAGAACAGCTTGTTCTTCAGAATAGAacgcttttaaatattatttatcctAGCTAATATTTAAGCATTTCTGTGCTAGTCTACAAAACACAGTTATGTCGCGATATAAATATGATCTTGGATTATCTTCATAAATATGCAGTTCAGATTGCGTGTTTCCTTTAATCTTTGGtacgtaatattaaatatccgCTTAATTCTTGCAAATACATCGGGATCATAGACTGACCTAGCTGTATTAGTCAGATCGAATGGCTctacaatgttgcaataacTTCAGTAAGTATGATAAAAagtaagataaaagaaaaatctcCCTCCCTTTCGACTtactgtattaaaataatattcatttaccTTCGATACACAGATATTTCCATTGATGTGGATCGTTCTTGAGTGACTGCACCATACGACACTCATCTATCGGTATTTTGCTTGCCAAACGTACAGATATCGCATAACGACTGAAACTGATTTAAtagtacaaattaaatattgtttgtcGAGATATTGTTTCAGaaaattctacattatttGCATATGACATTACTTACTCGAATTCCACATAGTATCTAAAAAATTCTACCAGCAATTCTCCAAGAGACTGACGATTCTCGGGTAAACGAATAGAGGAGGGAATGTTTAAATCCTCATGAATATCGATATCATGAATATCTGTGTGCGGGCTGAATTTGCCTACAAATATCGAATGCAAGCATGGTAGAACTGGAGGACTGGCACCACCTGTAAAATAAcccaataaatattcatattctattttagaattaagctagaaaaaaagttaatgtcGTTACATACATTGTAGGAAATGTATAACCATGAGAACCAGAGAGTAACTAGATATTGTCATGTTTTTCGCATTATTGATATCTTGACATTGAGCCCAAAGTTTCACAACAAGTACTAGTGGTTTAACCCTCCAATCAACTGTGAAAAGAAGTATTCATATTAATTggaattacaaaatattcttttcagtatctattaatatatattcaaattattaattaaacttacgTCTTGAATAACAATATAACAGTTGTGTATTTCTTATCCCAACAGCattgttacaatttaaatcaacttttaaattttgcagtgCATCACGGAATCTAATAATCGGCACTTTTGCTTGTATAAGTTCGAGTTGTTCAATGAATTCTAGTtatgaaaaatagaataaaatagtcattactaaatatactaaaatatttggaGAATTGTAATTCTTATAAACTATACATAccacatttttttagatatttcagTATTTGTCCTAAATGTTCCATAGCTTCATATCTCTGATCCATTTCTGTGTGCCTCACTAAAAGACACATGTCGACATCGCTATTGTCTGAACCAAAACCATTCATTGTTGAACCAACCAAAAATAAACCATATTTTGGATATGAAGTCTGCAAGggccattattattaataaattgattaatatgttttttagaTACTCtgtttttaaagaatttatttatgcttatgattattatgcattaatcttttatcttaccttgatgtaaatataaagatgCTTCCACAACatcattttatttctatatgtaACTTGAGTTTGttgatttgatataaatttcgaCCAAATTTGTTGTGACAAACCATCCCATATTGATCCAGTAACGAGATTGTTTGGTACAGAAGTTACTTCTACTAAATGAGATCTAGCAAGAAATCTATCAGGAGCTATGAAACATCTGGGATATTGGGACATATTGTAATTTGGTAATATAACTTCAGTAAATTTACGATTTCTTGGAGGCCGCTGAGAAGGTGCACTTTCACTCCTGCctgaaaacaaatatattcaattgttgcaatatatttcctactatatgtattttataattccaatcgccatatagaatatattagattttaacaGATGTTATTGCACATAAATAAAGCTTACCTGATAAATACCTTCTccgattttgataattttgaatgtgAGACCTGGGAGAAGAAACAGTagtatgataataattaacaggCCGTTGGCtttgataatattgatgtGCAGAAGTATTCGAAATTAAGCCATTTGATGTGGGTTTATTGACTGCTCTATTATCTGGATGCATTTTATGatgttttctgaaaaaaaattatataaatttacaaatggtatatatataattttcaggtattattatttatgtcattaaataaagttaattaaattaatatatcattaattgcttgataaaaaaagtgaTGAAGAGAAAGGGGAAagtctaaatatatatcttcatCACTTTTTTATCaagctattaataatatattaatttaattaattttatttaatgtgacataaataataatgtaccCAAAAATGtatctgaaaattaaataatatatattacatcttTCACAGTCACTCGTGATACATAATGTTGACAACTTCATAAGTTGGGATTCACACAACCTTTTAAGTATGTATCAcaagtttttatttgttaatgcTCATCATCACTTTTCAAagtctattttattttttaatatttattcgtatATACTTTAGTGTGTTTGACTAACTGATTGCTGTCCGATAATCATAGTTTTCTTTACTATGATATGTTATTAGgtcatt
This genomic window from Linepithema humile isolate Giens D197 chromosome 5, Lhum_UNIL_v1.0, whole genome shotgun sequence contains:
- the LOC105674129 gene encoding poly(A) RNA polymerase gld-2 homolog A-like isoform X1 → MYHTVYPSQMTVQIMNGQQTGGQCPPTQAHALHINGVNTLHQTDFIQYGPDISGHNRHRMMQTGSHQLDLLQLIGIDVPSLRHIDYMQSNNNLSSTNWERRIGTSNNTSIIPPSNYGFKPTNTNSTKKPSWNNRNGRRSSYRQSFPKYETYNSDSGFSSRSPTPNKHHIDNSLTESSDERDSTSSIRRQGIKKHHKMHPDNRAVNKPTSNGLISNTSAHQYYQSQRPVNYYHTTVSSPRSHIQNYQNRRRYLSGRSESAPSQRPPRNRKFTEVILPNYNMSQYPRCFIAPDRFLARSHLVEVTSVPNNLVTGSIWDGLSQQIWSKFISNQQTQVTYRNKMMLWKHLYIYIKTSYPKYGLFLVGSTMNGFGSDNSDVDMCLLVRHTEMDQRYEAMEHLGQILKYLKKCEFIEQLELIQAKVPIIRFRDALQNLKVDLNCNNAVGIRNTQLLYCYSRLDWRVKPLVLVVKLWAQCQDINNAKNMTISSYSLVLMVIHFLQCGASPPVLPCLHSIFVGKFSPHTDIHDIDIHEDLNIPSSIRLPENRQSLGELLVEFFRYYVEFDFSRYAISVRLASKIPIDECRMVQSLKNDPHQWKYLCIEEPFDLTNTARSVYDPDVFARIKRIFNITYQRLKETRNLNCIFMKIIQDHIYIAT
- the LOC105674129 gene encoding poly(A) RNA polymerase gld-2 homolog A-like isoform X2; its protein translation is MYHTVYPSQMTVQIMNGQQTGGQCPPTQAHALHINGVNTLHQTDFIQYGPDISGHNRHRMMQTGSHQLDLLQLIGIDVPSLRHIDYMQSNNNLSSTNWERRIGTSNNTSIIPPSNYGFKPTNTNSTKKPSWNNRNGRRSSYRQSFPKYETYNSDSGFSSRSPTPNKHHIDNSLTESSDERDSTSSIRRQGIKKHHKMHPDNRAVNKPTSNGLISNTSAHQYYQSQRPVNYYHTTVSSPRSHIQNYQNRRRYLSGRSESAPSQRPPRNRKFTEVILPNYNMSQYPRCFIAPDRFLARSHLVEVTSVPNNLVTGSIWDGLSQQIWSKFISNQQTQVTYRNKMMLWKHLYIYIKTSYPKYGLFLVGSTMNGFGSDNSDVDMCLLVRHTEMDQRYEAMEHLGQILKYLKKCEFIEQLELIQAKVPIIRFRDALQNLKVDLNCNNAVGIRNTQLLYCYSRLDWRVKPLVLVVKLWAQCQDINNAKNMTISSYSLVLMVIHFLQCGASPPVLPCLHSIFVGKFSPHTDIHDIDIHEDLNIPSSIRLPENRQSLGELLVEFFRYYVEFDFSRYAISVRLASKIPIDECRMVQSLKNDPHQWKYLCIEVIATL
- the LOC105674129 gene encoding poly(A) RNA polymerase gld-2 homolog A-like isoform X3, coding for MQSNNNLSSTNWERRIGTSNNTSIIPPSNYGFKPTNTNSTKKPSWNNRNGRRSSYRQSFPKYETYNSDSGFSSRSPTPNKHHIDNSLTESSDERDSTSSIRRQGIKKHHKMHPDNRAVNKPTSNGLISNTSAHQYYQSQRPVNYYHTTVSSPRSHIQNYQNRRRYLSGRSESAPSQRPPRNRKFTEVILPNYNMSQYPRCFIAPDRFLARSHLVEVTSVPNNLVTGSIWDGLSQQIWSKFISNQQTQVTYRNKMMLWKHLYIYIKTSYPKYGLFLVGSTMNGFGSDNSDVDMCLLVRHTEMDQRYEAMEHLGQILKYLKKCEFIEQLELIQAKVPIIRFRDALQNLKVDLNCNNAVGIRNTQLLYCYSRLDWRVKPLVLVVKLWAQCQDINNAKNMTISSYSLVLMVIHFLQCGASPPVLPCLHSIFVGKFSPHTDIHDIDIHEDLNIPSSIRLPENRQSLGELLVEFFRYYVEFDFSRYAISVRLASKIPIDECRMVQSLKNDPHQWKYLCIEEPFDLTNTARSVYDPDVFARIKRIFNITYQRLKETRNLNCIFMKIIQDHIYIAT